A window of Ipomoea triloba cultivar NCNSP0323 chromosome 2, ASM357664v1 contains these coding sequences:
- the LOC116011061 gene encoding subtilisin-like protease SBT1.4 has protein sequence MATPSFAYTFLFILLCLVSVNLSTSSENQETFIVYMSKSNKPHFFSTHHDWYSSIIRRLSPLSQLPSELLYTYGHVTHGFSARLTPSQVSELRNIPGVISVLPDQARQLHTTHSPEFLGLAESSGLWPNSDYGDDVIVGVLDTGIWPERPSFSDKGLSPVPASWKGKCENSTDFPESLCNRKIIGARAFYKGFEAAKGGPMDESVDSKSPRDTNGHGTHTASTAAGSIVANASVFGYARGEARGVAIKARIAVYKICWSSGCFDSDILSAFDQAVEDGVHVISLSVGANGYAPQYFRDSTAIGAFGAMQHGIVVSCSAGNSGPGPFTAVNVAPWILTVGASTIDRTFPADVVLGDGRIFTGISLYSGDPLGDYQIPVVYAGDANSNYCYSGELNATKVAGKIVFCEPGGNLDVEKGFAVREAGGVGMIVDGNVGWGELILANAHVIPAANVDETAGKEIHEYIKSDPSPTATIIFRGTVIGSSPSAPRVASFSSRGPNLITFGILKPDVIAPGVNILAGWTGANSPSESEMDQRRVEFNIISGTSMSCPHVSGLAALLRKAHPTWSPAAIKSALMTTAYTVDNAGNNFIDQASGDKSNAYIHGAGHVDPNRAMDPGLIYDLGVNDYVAFLCTIGYDKNQTSLFVKDPSKVNCSVQNLGTPGSLNYPAFSVVFSDQNEIKYKRSVKNVGSEKYVVYEVKVNAPLGVQVSVSPTKLVFDEKADTLSYEITFTNVNSGGYDNSYGSIAWEDGVHTVSSPIAVLWLNGTRSAL, from the coding sequence ATGGCGACTCCCTCTTTTGCTTACACCTTCcttttcatattattatgcCTTGTTTCAGTCAATCTCTCCACTTCATCGGAGAATCAGGAGACCTTTATCGTCTACATGTCGAAATCCAACAAACCCCATTTTTTCTCCACCCATCATGACTGGTATTCCTCCATAATCCGCCGCCTTTCTCCTCTCTCTCAACTCCCATCTGAGCTCTTGTACACTTATGGCCACGTTACACACGGCTTCTCCGCTCGCCTGACGCCTTCCCAAGTGTCTGAACTGCGAAACATCCCCGGCGTTATCTCCGTCCTGCCGGATCAAGCCCGCCAGCTTCACACCACGCATTCCCCTGAGTTTTTAGGCTTAGCTGAATCGTCTGGCCTCTGGCCGAACTCTGATTATGGAGATGATGTTATAGTGGGGGTTCTCGACACTGGAATTTGGCCGGAGAGGCCTAGCTTCTCCGACAAGGGTCTATCCCCTGTTCCCGCCAGCTGGAAGGGAAAATGCGAGAATAGTACGGATTTTCCGGAGAGTTTGTGTAATCGGAAAATCATCGGCGCTCGTGCTTTCTACAAAGGCTTCGAAGCTGCTAAGGGAGGTCCGATGGATGAATCGGTAGACTCGAAATCTCCGAGAGATACGAATGGCCATGGAACGCATACTGCCTCAACCGCCGCCGGCTCGATTGTTGCCAACGCGAGCGTTTTCGGATACGCGCGAGGGGAAGCCAGAGGCGTCGCGATAAAAGCCAGAATCGCGGTTTACAAAATCTGTTGGAGCTCAGGCTGTTTCGATTCCGATATCCTCTCTGCATTCGATCAAGCCGTTGAAGATGGGGTCCACGTGATTTCGCTTTCCGTTGGCGCCAATGGCTACGCGCCGCAGTACTTCCGTGACAGCACTGCAATCGGAGCTTTTGGTGCAATGCAGCACGGCATTGTCGTCTCCTGCTCGGCCGGAAATTCCGGTCCCGGACCATTCACTGCCGTGAACGTCGCGCCATGGATTCTAACGGTCGGTGCTTCCACCATTGATCGGACATTCCCGGCTGACGTGGTATTAGGGGATGGCAGGATCTTCACTGGCATTTCGTTGTACTCCGGTGACCCGCTCGGCGACTACCAAATTCCCGTGGTTTACGCCGGCGATGCCAACAGCAATTACTGTTACTCCGGAGAACTTAACGCTACTAAAGTCGCCGGAAAAATCGTGTTCTGCGAGCCCGGAGGCAATCTCGACGTTGAGAAAGGATTTGCTGTGAGAGAAGCCGGTGGCGTTGGAATGATCGTTGATGGGAACGTTGGTTGGGGTGAACTGATCCTTGCAAATGCACATGTGATTCCGGCGGCAAACGTTGATGAAACGGCCGGAAAAGAAATCCATGAATATATAAAGTCGGACCCGTCTCCAACTGCTACAATTATATTCAGGGGAACAGTAATCGGATCCTCACCCTCGGCGCCGCGCGTGGCGTCTTTCTCAAGCCGCGGCCCGAATCTCATAACGTTTGGAATTTTAAAACCTGACGTCATCGCGCCGGGGGTTAACATCTTAGCGGGTTGGACCGGCGCGAATAGCCCGTCGGAATCGGAGATGGACCAGAGACGGGTAGAATTTAACATCATCTCCGGCACGTCCATGTCGTGTCCCCACGTCAGCGGCTTGGCTGCCCTGCTTAGAAAAGCTCATCCAACGTGGAGCCCCGCCGCCATCAAATCCGCGCTCATGACAACTGCTTACACCGTCGACAATGCCGGAAACAATTTTATCGATCAAGCCAGCGGCGATAAATCCAACGCGTATATTCACGGAGCCGGCCATGTTGACCCGAATAGAGCCATGGATCCGGGTCTAATTTACGATCTAGGAGTGAATGATTACGTGGCATTCTTATGTACCATTGGATACGACAAAAATCAAACATCCCTGTTCGTAAAGGATCCCTCCAAAGTGAATTGCAGCGTGCAAAATCTGGGCACACCCGGGTCTCTAAATTACCCAGCGTTTTCAGTTGTTTTTTCGGACCAAAACGAGATAAAATACAAGAGATCAGTTAAAAATGTAGGAAGCGAAAAATATGTTGTTTATGAGGTCAAAGTGAATGCTCCCTTAGGTGTACAAGTAAGCGTATCACCAACCAAATTAGTGTTTGATGAGAAGGCTGATACACTATCGTACGAAATAACTTTTACCAATGTTAACTCAGGGGGATATGATAACTCATATGGCTCAATTGCTTGGGAAGATGGGGTGCACACTGTTAGTAGCCCAATAGCTGTTCTTTGGCTAAATGGGACTCGATCTGCACTTTAA